The genomic interval CAGTTGCGCAGTGCCTGGGCAGTACGCTCGGTGTCTGGCGTGGCCTGGGCGAAATTGCCGCCCAGGCCGATGAATACTTTGGCGCGGCCGTCGAGCATGGCGTGGATGGCTTCGACGGTGTTGTGGCCGTTGTGCCGGGGCACGGGGAAGCCAAAACGCTTTTCGAGGGCGTCCAGCAGCGCCACTGGCGGGCGTTCATTGATGCCCATGGTGCGGTCGCCCTGCACGTTGCTGTGGCCGCGCACCGGGCACAGACCGGCGCCGGGTGCGCCGATGTTGCCGCGCAACATTTGCAGGTTGACGATTTCCTGGATGGTCGGCACCGAATGGCGGTGCTGGGTGATGCCCATCGCCCAGCACATGATCACCCGCTTGCCACGGCAGTACATGCGCGCGGCCAGCTCGATGTCGGCCAGCGTCAGCCCGGACTGCGCCTGGATGTGTTCCCACGGCGTGGCATCGACCACTGCCAGGTAGTCGTCGACGCCATGACCATGTTCGGCAATGAAGGCATGGTCGAACACGGCCGGTTCGCCTTTGGCCTGGGCTTCGCGTTCCCATTGCAGGACGAACTTGGCCATGCCGCGCAGCATCGCCATGTCGCCGCCCAGCGCCGGGCGGAAGAACGCGGTGTTGGTCGGCCGGTCACTGTTGGTCAGCATCTCCAGCGGGTTCTGCGGGTGCTGGAAGCGCTCCAGGCCACGCTCCTTGAGCGGGTTTACGCACACCACCTGGGCGCCACGTTTCACCGCATCACGCAGCGGGTCGAGCATGCGTGGGTGGTTGGTGCCGGGGTTCTGCCCCCAGACAAAAATAGCGTCGGCATGCTCGAAGTCGTCGAAGGTGACGGTGCCCTTGCCGACCCCGACGCTTTGCCCCAAGGCCACGCCACTGGCTTCGTGGCACATGTTCGAGCAGTCAGGAAAGTTGTTGGTACCATAGGCGCGCACAAACAACTGGTACAGGTACGCCGCTTCGTTGCTGGCGCGCCCCGAGGTATAGAACTCGGCCTGGTCAGGGTTGGCGAGCTTGTTCAGCTCGCGAGCGATCAGGGCGAAGGCGGCATCCCAGCTGATGGGCAGGTAACGGTCGCTGGGCCCGTCGTAGACCATCGGTTCGGTCAGGCGCCCTTGGTACTCCAGCCAGTAATCGCTTTGCTGCAGCAGCGAGGTAACGCTGTAACGGGCGAAGAAGGCCGCATCGACGCGCCGCTTGGTCGCCTCCCAGTTCACGGCCTTGGCGCCGTTCTCGCAGAACTTGACCATGCCGCTTTCCGGCGAATCGCCCCAGGCGCAGCCCGGGCAGTCGAAGCCGCCGTTCTGGTTGGTCTTGAGCAGGGCGCGAATGTTCTTTAGTGCGTTGTCGCTGCCGACCCATGCCTTGGCCACGCTGCGCAGCGCGCCCCAGCCACCGGCTGGGCCGTGGTAGGGCTTGTAGCGAGGGGTGGAGGCTGGTGCGTTGTCCGGGAGGTGCTGGTAAGAGGTCACTGCTGTTACGACTCCGCCGCCGGGCTGAAGACCCGCGGTGCGCTGTGCTTGGGCAAATGGATGAGGTTGAGGTTGTGCTTGCGTGCCCATTGCAGGGCAAGGCCGGTGGGCGCCGATAGGCTGACCAGGGTCTGGAGGCCGGCACGCAGTACTTTCTGGATCAGCTCCAGGCTGCAGCGGCTGGTGACGATGGCCAAGCCGCCCTGGCTGTCGATGCCTTGGCGCAGCAGGGCGCCGATCAGTTTGTCGAGGGCGTTGTGCCGGCCGATGTCTTCGCGGCCGAGCAAAAGCTCGCCATGGCGGTCCATGAACAGGGCTGCATGCACAGCCCCGCAATGCTGGCCCAGCGGTTGGAAGGCATCGATGCGTTCACGCAGGCCCACCAGCCACTGGGCCGGGGGCAGGGGCGCACCCGGCAGCACGGCCAGGTCCGGCAGCGCCTGCTCCAGGGCTTCGACACCACACAGGCCGCAACCACTGGTGCCGGCCAGTTGGCGGCGCTGGTTTTTCAGGTTCCAGAACGCCCGGCTGGAAATTTCCAGGTCGGCATACATTGCCGAACCGCTGCCGGAGAGCTTCAGGTCGTAGATGTCTGCTGTCCCTTCGACAATGCCGCTGCCAACACTGAAACCGACGGC from Pseudomonas fortuita carries:
- a CDS encoding FdhF/YdeP family oxidoreductase: MTSYQHLPDNAPASTPRYKPYHGPAGGWGALRSVAKAWVGSDNALKNIRALLKTNQNGGFDCPGCAWGDSPESGMVKFCENGAKAVNWEATKRRVDAAFFARYSVTSLLQQSDYWLEYQGRLTEPMVYDGPSDRYLPISWDAAFALIARELNKLANPDQAEFYTSGRASNEAAYLYQLFVRAYGTNNFPDCSNMCHEASGVALGQSVGVGKGTVTFDDFEHADAIFVWGQNPGTNHPRMLDPLRDAVKRGAQVVCVNPLKERGLERFQHPQNPLEMLTNSDRPTNTAFFRPALGGDMAMLRGMAKFVLQWEREAQAKGEPAVFDHAFIAEHGHGVDDYLAVVDATPWEHIQAQSGLTLADIELAARMYCRGKRVIMCWAMGITQHRHSVPTIQEIVNLQMLRGNIGAPGAGLCPVRGHSNVQGDRTMGINERPPVALLDALEKRFGFPVPRHNGHNTVEAIHAMLDGRAKVFIGLGGNFAQATPDTERTAQALRNCELTVHISTKLNRSHLVHGKQALILPCLGRTDIDLQADGPQAVTVEDSFSMVHASNGQLKPLSTQMRSEPAVIAGIAAATLGKQPVDWHWLVADYDRIRDLIGDTIAGFSGFNQRLQRPGGFYLGNSAASREWKTSSGRANFKANLLPDSLLDERVRASGQLPDLVMQSMRSHDQYNTTIYGLDDRYRGVRGQREVLFANEADIIRLGFQPGQKVDIVSLWGDQHVRRVQGFTLLAFDIPAGQAAAYYPEVNPLVPLESIGDGSHTPTSKFIAIKLERARDDGRIL
- the fdhD gene encoding formate dehydrogenase accessory sulfurtransferase FdhD — encoded protein: MNSKPPVCAASSPLSMPAASNTYDYVQLTDARRDSTPLAEEVALAIVYNGLNQAVMLVSPTDLEDFAVGFSVGSGIVEGTADIYDLKLSGSGSAMYADLEISSRAFWNLKNQRRQLAGTSGCGLCGVEALEQALPDLAVLPGAPLPPAQWLVGLRERIDAFQPLGQHCGAVHAALFMDRHGELLLGREDIGRHNALDKLIGALLRQGIDSQGGLAIVTSRCSLELIQKVLRAGLQTLVSLSAPTGLALQWARKHNLNLIHLPKHSAPRVFSPAAES